ACAGCCTTGAATCTGACTGCCAGCTGACTCTCAAAGTGCTGGACAGCCTTATATCAAACCTGCTCAAGCAGGGCTACAATTTTGTGACCGTACCCGTCTTACTGGGCACGAATGCTTACAGTTAGGTATATTTAATGGATTTTGAAACCTTAATTAACCAGAGCGTTGCCATGCTCTCCGAATTTAATCTGGTAGTTTTACTGGTACTTTTCGGGGTCTGTTTTATCAGTGAAACTGTAGGGCTGACCATACCATACCTCTTGGAAACAGCCTGGCTGATGGGCGGATATCAGGTGGCTAACGGAGAGCTTTCCTTATGGCTGCTTATTTTGCTGATACTGGTAGCTCAGGCCGGACGGCAGATAGGGGCTTTGGCATTGTCACGTTTGGGAATGGTAGGCAGCGGCCCTATAGAAAGGTTTATCACTTTCCTCCGCACCAGAACTCCGCTTAAAAAGATGTCGGAATCCCCGGCCTTGCAGAGGGTAAACCTGTATTCGCCCTTTGCCATAGCAGTAGGCAGGTTTATGTGGCTGCGCATACCGCTGACACTGCTCATGGGAGCCAAACGCAAAACCAAGGTACTCATGCTGGGAGTGCTGATATCCGGCCTTTTTTATGATGCCCTTTACGTTATCTTCGGGGCAGTAGTGGGCAAGGTATTCACCTTAAACCCAGTCCAGATGGTAATCATCTTCACCGGAGGGCTGACACTTCTGTATATAGGCACATTTGCCATTCAGCAGGTTGTAAGCCGTCTTAAAAATAAACCCCCAAACACCAGCCGGGGAGTTTAAACCGAAAAATCCTCCCGGCGCAACTGGTAGCGGGCATGGCGTATAGCCCTTACTAGTAACAGCAAACTTAATGCGGCCACCGCCAGCAGCACTACCGCCGCCCAGACACCGGGCAGATTCAGCCCGCTGGCTATATCCCAGACAATATGCAGTGCCACAGCCAGCATAAAAGCCAGTATAACTGCCAGATTAAGCGGCCCTCTGCCATATTCGGCGCGCTGTCTCCACAGCACGGCACAGACTATACCAGTCCAGGCGGCATGCCCGGCAGGTGAAAACAAGCCCCGGAAAAGAAGCACCTGCTCCAAGATATTTATATCCCCCTGGCTCTGGATAAGGCTAACCACCCCATAACCCATCGTTTCCAAAGCGGCAAAGCCCATTCCGGCTGCCACTCCGAATAAAACCCCGTTAGCCTCAGCCCGGAAACCTCCGCCCCAGAAAAGCAGCATCGGGAATATCAGTTTGGCAGCTTCTTCAATAACTCCCACCACAAACAACCCTGACAGGTTCAGGTTGGAGACAGTAGCATATTCCAGCAAACCTGCCATAATCAGCCCGATTATCCCGCCCACAAAGAAACTGGCCAGCACCCAGCGGATATTTTTGTTCGCCAGAGGCAAACGCTCATAGATAAATACGACAAAGGTTACCGGCATGATAAAGGCACCCAGCACTACCAGTAGCGGCAAAAAGTTAGCCCCGCCGGTCAGCTTGATAAGCTGGTCGGCAACTAAAAACAGTCCCAGCCCGCCTACCAGTACCCAGGTCCAGCGGTAAGTGGTCAGATAGGTTTTAATTTTCTTCAGGTAGTTCATATCTGTTAGTATAAGCCTAACACTGGAAAGCCGCCCCTTCAATCACCCATATGGTTAAAACATAAATATTCATTAAATCTTTTAAATATCCAAACTAAAAATACTATAATTCTTCGCCTCTAAAGATATAACGCACAGACAGGCCAGAAGATGGCAAAAGTATCTTAAATACTGCGGTAATACCACCAAGCTTACCGTACAGCCAATATCTCTGATACCCAAAAAGAATTAAGCGTCTTTATAAATTAAACAGATTGCTTATGCCAGCCGGTAAAGAGGTCTCGAGTGACTATAAAAAATGATGGCAGTGCGGAATGTTCGGCTATCTCAAGATATAGCGGGGATTAAGGTCTTACCGCCGCAAGCGGCAAGACCAAAATATTTGAATATTTAAACCGATACAGCTAAACAAGCCCGAACTTGACAGCCGCAATACCCGCCAGAGTCCGGTTGGAAACGTTGAGTTTGCTTAGAATACTTTTAACATATTTCTTGATGGTGATTTCAGCATAATCCATATTAACGCTGATTTCCTTGTTGGTATAACCGCGCGCCACCATAATAAGTATCTCCAGTTCACGCGGGGAAAGCACGTCCTGAGGTACGATACTTACTGCTGAAGACGAGTGTTCACTGCTTAAATTCTGTCTTTCAGCCCGTATATTTAAAGCTTTGATCATTTTTTTAGAGGCATTTTCAAGTAATTTTTCCTGCCAGACACTGCCGCCGCAAGCTACAACCCTGATAGTGTTGGAAAGAAGCTCAGGCGAAGAGTTTTTAGTCAAAAACCCATTTATACTGTTAGCCAAAGCATCGGCTGTATATTGTTCAGCCTCGTACTCGGTAAGAAATATAACCCTGGCCGGAGGATATACGGCCTTCAGCTGGCGGCTCAGCTCACATCCGCACATACCGGATATGGTAACATCCATTACAATAACCTGGGGTTTTAGTTCCTGTACCAGCTTGATAGCATCCGAGGCATTATCCGCCTCGCCCACTATCTCAATATCTGCTTCGCATCGCAGCATTTTACGCAAGCCTTCTCTGGCAACTTCGTGGTCATCCGCCAACAGGATTTTGACAGGTGAAGGACAGTGCCCTGCCCTGGCAGAGGGTTTGCCGGGTTTCAAGGTTATCTTATTCACAGCCTTTATTACCTCTTTAGATGTATGCAAAGACATGAATATGCCTTGTGTCAATGCAGCCGCAGCATTCCTCATAATACTACGTACAACTACGGAATAAAAGACCTGATTTTCATTTTCAGCCCGGAATTGCCCGTCAGCGACTGAATTTATCCAATAATACTCATTAAAAAAGGAGGCTACGGATATCCGTAGCCTCCTTAACCATTACTCCTAAACGCTTTGGCTGTATTTTTAGAGTTCCATATTAACTTTGTATTCGGTGGACTTGTCTTTCTTGATATTAAAACCGAAATCTTTACACAGATTCA
This sequence is a window from Dehalococcoides mccartyi 195. Protein-coding genes within it:
- a CDS encoding PrsW family intramembrane metalloprotease, yielding MNYLKKIKTYLTTYRWTWVLVGGLGLFLVADQLIKLTGGANFLPLLVVLGAFIMPVTFVVFIYERLPLANKNIRWVLASFFVGGIIGLIMAGLLEYATVSNLNLSGLFVVGVIEEAAKLIFPMLLFWGGGFRAEANGVLFGVAAGMGFAALETMGYGVVSLIQSQGDINILEQVLLFRGLFSPAGHAAWTGIVCAVLWRQRAEYGRGPLNLAVILAFMLAVALHIVWDIASGLNLPGVWAAVVLLAVAALSLLLLVRAIRHARYQLRREDFSV
- a CDS encoding response regulator transcription factor, with amino-acid sequence MNKITLKPGKPSARAGHCPSPVKILLADDHEVAREGLRKMLRCEADIEIVGEADNASDAIKLVQELKPQVIVMDVTISGMCGCELSRQLKAVYPPARVIFLTEYEAEQYTADALANSINGFLTKNSSPELLSNTIRVVACGGSVWQEKLLENASKKMIKALNIRAERQNLSSEHSSSAVSIVPQDVLSPRELEILIMVARGYTNKEISVNMDYAEITIKKYVKSILSKLNVSNRTLAGIAAVKFGLV